TGCCCCGAGGACGAGAAAAACAGTACGGGTGTGTGCGTCGAGGCAACGAAGATGCGCGTAACGAAGTCTTCATCGCGCGTGGACATGCCCGAACGCCCCTTCCCGCCCCTGCGTTGTGCACGATAGGTCGAGAGCGGAACGCGCTTGATGTAGCCGGCATGGCTGACGGTGACGACCATATCCTCGCGTTGGATCAGGTCTTCGTCTTCGAAGTCAGCATCGCTTTCTGTGATTTCCGTGCGCCGCTCATTGGCAAACAGTTCGCGAACTTCGGCCAATTCATCCTTGATGATCTGACGAATGCGCGCGCGCGACGCCAGAATGTCGAGATAGTCGCGAATCTCATCGGCGATCTTGTGCAACTCGTCGGCAATCTCGTCGCGCCCAAGCGCCGTCAGCCGCTGCAGCCTCAAATCGAGAATGGCCCGCGCCTGGGTTTCCGACAGTGTGTAGGTGCCATCATCAAGGACCTTGTGGCGCGGGTCGGCAATCAACTCAACAAGCGGCGCAACGTCACCAGCCGGCCAGTTACGGGCCATCAGTTCGGCCCTCGCCGAAGCTGGATCAGGTGCCGAGCGGATGACCTTGATCACCTCATCAATGTTGGCGACTGCGATCGCCAGGCCAACCAAAACGTGGGCCCGGTCGCGCGCCTTGCCCAGCAGAAACTTTGTGCGGCGCGTGACGACAGTCTCGCGGAAGGCGATGAATGCCGACAGCATGTCCAGAAGCGTCATCTGTTCCGGCCGCCCGCTGTTGAGCGCCACCATGTTGCAGCCAAACGTCGATTGCAGCGGCGAGAAACGGTATAGCTGATTGAGCACCACGTCCGGGACAGCGTCGCGCTTAAGTTCAATAACGACGCGGATGCCGTCTCGGTCAGACTCATCGCGAATATCGCCGATCCCCTCCACGCGCTTCTCGCGCACCAAGTCGGCGATTTTCTCAATCATCGAAGACTTGTTGACCTGGTAGGGAATCTCGGAAATCACCAGCGCCTCGCGCTCCTTGCGGATCTCCTCGACTTCGACACGGCCGCGCATAATGACCGAGCCCCGACCTGTCGAGTAGGCTTGCCGGATACCTGTGCGACCGAGGATAAGCCCTCCGGTTGGAAAGTCGGGGCCCGGCAAGATCTCCATGAGCTGCTCAAGCTCTGTCTCCGGGTCATCTATCAGAGCGACCGTTGCGTCGATCACCTCGCCCAGATTGTGCGGTGGGATGTTCGTCGCCATGCCGACCGCGATACCGCCGGCACCATTGGTCAGCAGGTTCGGAAAGCGCGCAGGAAGCGCCGTCGGCTCGCTTTCGGTGTTATCGTAATTGTCCTGAAAATCGACCGTGTCCTTGTCGAGATCTTCGGTCAGGAAGTGCGCTGGGCGCGCCATGCGCACCTCAGTGTAGCGCATCGCAGCCGGGGGATCGCCGTCGACCGAGCCAAAGTTACCTTGCCCATCGAGTAGCTGCAGACGCATGGAGAAATCCTGCGCCATGCGCACCAGTGCATCGTAGATCGATTGGTCGCCATGCGGGTGGTACTTACCGATGACGTCGCCGACAACGCGCGCAGACTTGCGGTAGCCCTTGTTCCAATCATAGCCCGATTCATGCATCGAGTAGAGAATGCGCCGATGCACAGGCTTCAGGCCGTCGCGCACGTCCGGTAGCGCACGGCTGACGATCACGCTCATCGCGTAATCAAGGTAGGATTTTCGCATTTCTCCGGAGATGGAGACCGAACGAATATCACCGCTGCCGCCCGACGGCGGCACTTGGTTTTCTGAGTCGTCTGACAAGGCGAATCTCTTTGTATTTGCGTCGCTTCTGACTAGCCGATTCAGCGCCCGCACACAAAAAATAGCGCCCCCGACGAGCGCTTTATCAACCGCTTAGAAAAGCAGGGCCTTGCGGAGTTGGAGATCGGCTGTCAGGGAGCCTTCATGCTCCTTGATTTCGTCTCCAATGCGGCAGTCACCCTCCTCGTCACGATTGATCCGATCGGGCTTGCACCCTTGTTCGTGACGCTGACGCAAGGGATGGACCGGGCCGCGCGTCTCGAGGTGGCGATCCGGGCTTGCATCGTCGCCTTTTGTATCCTGCTGGTGTTTGGCATCAGCGGCCAAAGCCTGCTTGATGCGCTGGGCATCACGCTGCCAGCTTTCCGGATCGCCGGCGGCGTCCTGTTGTTCTGGCTGGCGTTTGAGATGGTGTTCGAAAAACGCTCCGAGCGGCGCGATACGACTACATCGCGCGCCATGGACAAGGATCATATCAAGAATGTTGCGGTGTTCCCGCTGGCGATCCCGCTCATGGCAGGCCCTGGCGCTATCGCGGCGATGGTCCTGCTCTCCCACGAGGCACAAGAGACCGCAAGCTGGACCGGGACGGGTGCTCTGGTCGGCGTGTTGCTCGCCATCATCTTGATGTGCCTGACGGTCTTTCTGTTAGCCGGACGGATCGAAAAGCTTCTGGGCAATACCGGACGGATTATCCTGACGCGACTGCTCGGCGTGATCCTATCTGCGCTGGCGGTCCAGTTCATCGCCGATGGGGTCACCGAACTGGTGGTGGCGGCCAGTTAGCCCGTTGTATACGGGCGAGCCGGCGGGTCTTGTAGCGCCGACCGCGGTTCCTGTCGCTCGTCGACCAGTGGTGCGGTCCCTTCCGCCGGTGACGAGGCAAATTCTGCCCGCAGCTCGCTCGCCCATTTCTTGAACGGGTAGAAATAGATAGCGACCGGATCGTCGTGCTTGATCTCATCGATTCCAAGCTCGTGTGGGCACCGATGGGGGTTATGATACGTCCCGAACAGGACGTCCCAAATCGGCATCATATTCGCGAGGTTCTTCCCGAAAACCGATGGCTCGTTGGCGTGGTGCCAGCGATGAAAGCGCGGTGATGCCAGCAGATATTTGAACGGCCCGTGCTCCCAATCCAGGTCAGCGTGCACATAAGCATTGTGCAACAGATAGATAATGCCGCCGCCTGCGATCGCTTCTTTCGGGATACCGAGCCACGATGCGCCCAAGACGTACGAGATGATCATCACGTACGTCTCGAGGAAGTGCACGCGATAGGTCGTCAGACCGGTCATCTCTTCTTCGGAATGGTGCGCGGCATGCACCGGCCAAAGCCAGCGCATATGCATCCATCGATGCGTCCAATAGTCGATGAAGTCTTTGACCACGAGCGCTGCGAGGAACGTCAGAACGATTGGCACATCGTCCCAAAATGCGGGGTCGATGGTGGGCAAGCTGATAACGCTGTAAAGCTTGCTGATATCGAACAGAAACACCGTAATGGCGATCCCGGTGCAGACATTCATCGAGTACAGGATGATAGTCGCGGCGGAACCGGAGAAGAATTTTTTGGAGAATGTCTGCTTGAAGCCCTTGCGAAGCGCAGTAATGACCAGCAGCAAAAGGCTGAAGCCCAGAATAATGAACAGGCCTTTGTCGCCGACGGATTGGGCGATGGTCAGGACAGCATCAAGCATACCCACCTACTCTACAAACAAAGCTTGTGATGCCCATCATCTAGCGGCTTGGGATTACAAAGGCCTTAAGTCGATACCTGAAACTCGGTTGCTTTTTCGCTAGCGGCCGCTTTGGTGCGGGCCCTCAAGCACTTCACTGCGAAAATGCGGCAGTCGGCAGCCATTCGAGATGCAGGCAACATTCCACTGCGCTCAGAGGGTTTTGGCGGCATATTCCCGGGTAAGCGACAGGCTTACCAACCACACAAAGCGCGAATATCCGGTCCGTCCTGGGGCTGGATTTATCGGCCTGACGATACGGAACCGCTGTTACCTGTCACGCGGCGGACCTTTCCGTACAGACGATGCCATAGACGGTTCGGGTAGGGCTTCACCGCTTTTGCAGAGCCGCGGCGCGAGCGATCGCGGGAGGAAAAGTGCAGAGGATTGCTCTAGAAGCGACCGGCCAATGGGTGGTCGTCCGCATGCTGCACCAGGTCCCAAAGATTGCCGTACAGGTCTTTGAAAACTGCGACCCGGCCGTAATCGAAGTCGGTCGGCGGGCGCGTAAACTCGACACCAGCATCGAGATACCGTTTGTAGTCGCGTTCGAAGTCATCGGTTTTGAGAAATAGGAAA
The Pseudomonadota bacterium genome window above contains:
- the gyrA gene encoding DNA gyrase subunit A yields the protein MSDDSENQVPPSGGSGDIRSVSISGEMRKSYLDYAMSVIVSRALPDVRDGLKPVHRRILYSMHESGYDWNKGYRKSARVVGDVIGKYHPHGDQSIYDALVRMAQDFSMRLQLLDGQGNFGSVDGDPPAAMRYTEVRMARPAHFLTEDLDKDTVDFQDNYDNTESEPTALPARFPNLLTNGAGGIAVGMATNIPPHNLGEVIDATVALIDDPETELEQLMEILPGPDFPTGGLILGRTGIRQAYSTGRGSVIMRGRVEVEEIRKEREALVISEIPYQVNKSSMIEKIADLVREKRVEGIGDIRDESDRDGIRVVIELKRDAVPDVVLNQLYRFSPLQSTFGCNMVALNSGRPEQMTLLDMLSAFIAFRETVVTRRTKFLLGKARDRAHVLVGLAIAVANIDEVIKVIRSAPDPASARAELMARNWPAGDVAPLVELIADPRHKVLDDGTYTLSETQARAILDLRLQRLTALGRDEIADELHKIADEIRDYLDILASRARIRQIIKDELAEVRELFANERRTEITESDADFEDEDLIQREDMVVTVSHAGYIKRVPLSTYRAQRRGGKGRSGMSTRDEDFVTRIFVASTHTPVLFFSSSGQVYREKVWRLPLSAPQARGKALVNILPLSQGERITSILPLPEDEDTWGNLDVVFCTNVGSVRRNKLSDFQRINRNGKIAMKLDDGMSILAVDLCTEQDDLLLTTAKGQAIRFRVTDLRVFQSRDSTGVRGINLGDGDEVIAMSILRGFDATPAERTAYIKRRRLLEGEVEDVVIDEEGAEDEGSIDEARYVEMSAAEQFILAMSENGYGKRSSSYEYRVSGRGGKGITAMAVTPRNGPIIASFPVENTDQIMIVAESGQLIRVPVDGIRVAGRATQGVTIFNVSDADKVVSVERISEPEPEPEDGDAPEADSEGEDE
- a CDS encoding MarC family protein, which translates into the protein MLLDFVSNAAVTLLVTIDPIGLAPLFVTLTQGMDRAARLEVAIRACIVAFCILLVFGISGQSLLDALGITLPAFRIAGGVLLFWLAFEMVFEKRSERRDTTTSRAMDKDHIKNVAVFPLAIPLMAGPGAIAAMVLLSHEAQETASWTGTGALVGVLLAIILMCLTVFLLAGRIEKLLGNTGRIILTRLLGVILSALAVQFIADGVTELVVAAS
- a CDS encoding sterol desaturase family protein — encoded protein: MLDAVLTIAQSVGDKGLFIILGFSLLLLVITALRKGFKQTFSKKFFSGSAATIILYSMNVCTGIAITVFLFDISKLYSVISLPTIDPAFWDDVPIVLTFLAALVVKDFIDYWTHRWMHMRWLWPVHAAHHSEEEMTGLTTYRVHFLETYVMIISYVLGASWLGIPKEAIAGGGIIYLLHNAYVHADLDWEHGPFKYLLASPRFHRWHHANEPSVFGKNLANMMPIWDVLFGTYHNPHRCPHELGIDEIKHDDPVAIYFYPFKKWASELRAEFASSPAEGTAPLVDERQEPRSALQDPPARPYTTG